A DNA window from Anas platyrhynchos isolate ZD024472 breed Pekin duck chromosome 33, IASCAAS_PekinDuck_T2T, whole genome shotgun sequence contains the following coding sequences:
- the LOC140000170 gene encoding maestro heat-like repeat-containing protein family member 7: MPQTLERVLGIMIRDLPLRNWYTADTEDTCIRRLMLGRNHIFLEDFGNPVHLQSYLRYPSPEMRLMVLKGLCTVSESPKKARKIQVLLPDIVEALQDTNMVLKALPVLRNVMAHVERWKDSGLALKLAEKLLPFFDHGSSKVREHSICLFQAVVEAVLWQRTKKMKRTVHRSLLPLYFHMRDQSESVAKASGEALAVAAEFLRCKELKRLAQTEQTWRIGECLRPATPVAVIL, translated from the exons atgccgcagaccttgGAGAGGGTTTTAGGAATCATGATACGAGACTTGCCGCTGCGCAACTGGTACACCGCAGACACcgaagacacctgcatccgtcgcttg atgctgggccggaatcacatttttttggaggactttggtaacccggtgcacctccagagctacctgaggtacccaagcccagagatgcgcttgatggttctgaaagggctctgcaccgtgtcagagagccctaagaag gcaaggaaaattcaggtcttgctgccagacattgtggaggccctgcaggacaccaacatggtgctgaaggccctgcctgtgctgagaaacgtgatggctcatgtggagaggtggAAGGACAGTGGCCTGGCTCTgaagctggctgagaagctcctgccattctttgaccac gggTCCAGCaaggtgcgggagcactccatctgcctcttccaagccgtggtggaagctgtgctgtggcaaaggacgaagaaaatgaagaggacagttcacaggagccttctcccactctactttcacatgagagaccagagtgagagtgtagcaaag gcctctggggaagctctcgccgtggctgcagagtttctgcgatgcaaggagctcaagcgcttggcccagacagaacagacatggaggattggagagtgcttg